In a genomic window of Aggregatimonas sangjinii:
- the rimK gene encoding 30S ribosomal protein S6--L-glutamate ligase, producing MNDLKIIGSEEWCVFENLGIPAIKARVDSGAKTSSIQATNIKAYSKDAQEWVKFEVNPIQENRSIAIQCEARLVDRRMVKSSSGISEERFVVKTPVTIGEETFEIELTLANRDTMEFRMLLGREALNERYIVNPALYYQQRAFTDADVYRKYAPFYKEKTGLKIALLASNPELYSNKRIVEAAMARGHEIVFLNVELAYMKLDAHSPEIRYRGGNILKEFDAVIPRIKPSVTFYGCALIRQFDNLGVYCQNSAEAITQSRDKLFASQLFSKNDIHIPITGFAKSPMDTKDLIKMVNGAPLIIKLLESTQGKGVVLAETNKAAESVINAFKSVNTNILVQEFIKEANGQDIRCFVINNKVVASMQRQATKGEFRANIHQGGTASIIKITQEEKKLAVKAAKVLNLAVAGVDIIRSNKGPLLLEVNSSPGLEGIENATGKDIANEMIVAIEKKLKFSI from the coding sequence TTGAACGATTTAAAAATAATAGGAAGTGAAGAGTGGTGTGTTTTTGAGAATTTGGGCATTCCGGCCATCAAGGCGCGGGTAGATTCCGGAGCAAAAACCTCATCGATTCAAGCAACCAACATAAAAGCCTATAGCAAAGACGCCCAGGAGTGGGTAAAGTTCGAGGTAAATCCCATTCAGGAGAATAGGAGTATTGCTATTCAATGTGAGGCGCGACTTGTAGATCGTCGTATGGTAAAGAGCTCCTCCGGTATTTCCGAGGAGCGCTTCGTGGTCAAAACCCCCGTAACGATCGGAGAGGAAACCTTTGAAATAGAGCTGACCTTGGCCAATCGGGATACCATGGAATTTCGGATGTTGCTGGGTCGAGAGGCTCTAAACGAAAGGTATATCGTGAACCCGGCCTTGTATTATCAGCAGCGGGCCTTTACCGATGCCGATGTGTATCGAAAATATGCACCGTTCTACAAAGAAAAGACTGGATTGAAAATCGCCTTGTTGGCAAGCAACCCGGAGCTTTATAGCAACAAACGCATTGTTGAGGCCGCAATGGCGAGAGGTCATGAAATCGTTTTCCTGAACGTTGAGCTGGCCTATATGAAACTGGATGCCCACTCCCCGGAAATACGGTATCGCGGTGGAAATATCCTTAAGGAGTTCGATGCGGTCATCCCAAGGATCAAGCCTTCCGTCACCTTTTATGGCTGTGCCTTGATCCGTCAGTTCGATAATCTTGGGGTGTATTGCCAAAATTCCGCGGAAGCGATTACCCAGTCAAGGGACAAACTCTTCGCATCGCAGCTGTTTTCCAAAAACGATATTCACATCCCGATTACCGGCTTTGCCAAATCACCGATGGATACCAAGGACTTGATCAAAATGGTGAACGGAGCGCCTTTGATCATCAAATTGCTGGAAAGTACACAGGGCAAGGGTGTGGTGCTTGCCGAGACCAACAAGGCCGCCGAGAGTGTGATTAACGCATTTAAGAGTGTCAATACGAATATTTTGGTCCAGGAATTTATCAAAGAGGCCAACGGTCAGGACATTCGCTGTTTCGTTATCAATAATAAGGTAGTGGCCTCGATGCAACGCCAAGCCACTAAAGGTGAATTTCGTGCGAACATTCACCAAGGGGGTACCGCTTCGATTATTAAAATTACCCAAGAGGAGAAAAAATTGGCTGTAAAGGCGGCCAAAGTGCTGAACCTCGCTGTGGCCGGTGTGGATATCATCCGTTCGAACAAAGGTCCGTTGTTGTTAGAGGTCAATTCCTCACCCGGTTTGGAAGGCATTGAAAATGCGACTGGAAAGGATATTGCCAATGAGATGATCGTAGCGATCGAGAAGAAATTGAAGTTTAGTATTTAA
- a CDS encoding RidA family protein encodes MKNILYAVLIVASISCEGLTEKKMSVETQVVETAIVQIDEGYDPQAVLDTLGIVLKEPGIPVASYVHAVRTGDLLFLAGKGPKKDDGENVVGKLGADLTLEEGYEAARWAAINQLAVLKAELGNLNRIKRIVKVKGMVNAVPEFTDHSKVINGYSDLMVQVFGDRGKHARAAVGMGSLPGNMAVEVEMVVEVVD; translated from the coding sequence ATGAAAAATATATTGTACGCTGTATTGATTGTCGCAAGTATTTCCTGCGAAGGCCTAACCGAGAAAAAAATGTCCGTCGAGACGCAGGTGGTAGAAACCGCCATTGTTCAGATCGATGAAGGCTATGATCCCCAAGCAGTGCTCGACACTCTTGGTATCGTATTGAAAGAACCTGGAATACCTGTGGCAAGTTACGTACATGCGGTACGCACTGGCGATCTCCTTTTTTTGGCGGGCAAAGGCCCCAAAAAGGATGATGGTGAAAATGTTGTGGGCAAATTAGGTGCTGACTTGACCCTGGAAGAGGGGTATGAAGCGGCCCGCTGGGCAGCAATTAACCAACTGGCTGTTTTAAAGGCTGAATTGGGGAATCTGAACAGGATAAAAAGAATCGTAAAGGTAAAGGGTATGGTGAACGCTGTACCTGAATTTACCGATCATTCAAAGGTGATAAACGGTTATTCCGACTTGATGGTACAAGTTTTTGGGGATAGGGGCAAACATGCCCGCGCTGCCGTAGGTATGGGCTCTTTGCCCGGTAATATGGCCGTTGAGGTTGAGATGGTGGTCGAGGTGGTAGACTAA